A genomic segment from Epinephelus fuscoguttatus linkage group LG17, E.fuscoguttatus.final_Chr_v1 encodes:
- the mrpl53 gene encoding 39S ribosomal protein L53, mitochondrial, whose protein sequence is MAASSKAPVVLKAVKKIAIQFCPFETNVRSTREFLLRVGSERVRSTNMNCEVVSVVKHDKSEPIVDITYVDGEKLVLKGAWLTSSEMLSAFQSMCKAKDAQTNIAAKK, encoded by the exons ATGGCGGCTTCCAGCAAAGCGCCCGTGGTGCTGAAGGCTGTGAAGAAAATAGCGATTCAGTTTTGTCCGTTTGAGACTAACGTCCGGTCCACACG GGAGTTTCTGCTTCGGGTGGGCTCAGAGAGGGTCAGATCTACCAACATGAACTGTGAGGTGGTATCGGTGGTGAAACATGACAAGTCTGAACCCATAGTGGATATTACTTATG TGGATGGAGAGAAGCTGGTGTTGAAGGGAGCGTGGCTGACCAGCAGTGAGATGCTGAGTGCATTTCAGTCAATGTGCAAAGCCAAGGATGCACAGACAAACATCGCAGCAAAAAAATAA